A stretch of Gossypium hirsutum isolate 1008001.06 chromosome A06, Gossypium_hirsutum_v2.1, whole genome shotgun sequence DNA encodes these proteins:
- the LOC107960123 gene encoding lysophospholipid acyltransferase 1: MELDMVTMAASIGVSVPVIRFLLCFVTTIPVSFLWRLVPGPLAKHLYSAFTGALLSYLSFGFSSNLHFLVPMLLGYAAMVLYRPKCGIITFFLGFGFLIGCHVYYMSGDAWKQGGIDATGALMVLTLKVISCAMNYNDGLLKEEDLREAQKKNRLIKLPSLIEYFGYCLCCGSHFAGPVYEMKDYLDWTEGKGIWAHSDKGPSPSPYVATLRALVQASFCMAMFLYLSPSHPLSWFTDPAYQEWGFWRKLSYQYMSGFTMRWKYYFIWSISEAALIISGLGFSGWTESSPPKPKWVRAKVVDILGFELAKSSVLLPLVWNIQVSTWLRHYVYERLVKKGKKPGFFQLLATQTVSAVWHGLYPGYIIFFVQSALMIAGSRVIYQWEKAIPTNMALVKKAFAVMNFAYTLLVLNYSCVGFMVLSKHETLASYGSVYYIGTIIPIALIILGYIIPAKPARFKARKEQ; this comes from the exons ATGGAACTTGACATGGTGACTATGGCGGCATCGATCGGGGTATCGGTGCCAGTGATTCGGTTCCTTTTATGCTTCGTGACGACTATACCGGTGAGTTTTCTATGGCGACTTGTTCCGGGTCCACTAGCTAAACATCTTTACTCAGCCTTTACAGGAGCGTTGCTTTCCTATCTGTCATTTGGATTTTCTTCAAATCTGCACTTTTTGGTGCCCATGTTGTTGGGTTATGCTGCAATGGTTCTTTATCGTCCCAAGTGTGGGATTATCACTTTTTTCTTGGGTTTCGGTTTTTTGATTGGCTG CCATGTATATTACATGAGCGGGGATGCATGGAAGCAAGGAGGTATCGATGCCACTG GTGCGTTGATGGTCTTGACACTGAAAGTCATTTCATGTGCAATGAACTACAATGATGGATTGTTGAAAGAGGAAGACTTACGTGAGGCTCAGAAAAAAAATCGGTTGATTAAGCTACCTTCTTTGATTGAATACTTTGGGTACTGCCTGTGCTGTGGCAGTCACTTTGCTGGTCCGGTTTACGAGATGAAGGACTACCTTGACTGGACTGAAGGGAAGGGG ATTTGGGCTCATTCAGATAAAGGACCATCACCATCTCCATATGTAGCAACTCTACGAGCGCTTGTCCAAGCTTCTTTTTGTATGGCCATGTTTCTTTACCTTTCACCATCTCATCCCTTGTCCTGGTTTACTGATCCTGCCTACCAAGAATGGGGATTCTGGAGGAAGTTGAGTTACCAGTATATGTCTGGTTTTACAATGCGGTGGAAATATTATTTCATCTGGTCAATTTCAGAGGCTGCTTTGATTATATCTGGCCTGGGTTTCAGTGGATGGACTGAATCTTCACCACCAAAACCAAAATGGGTTCGAGCAAAGGTTGTTGATATCCTAGGATTTGAGTTAGCAAAGAGTTCAGTGCTGTTACCACTTGTCTGGAACATACAAGTCAGCACCTGGCTTCGTCATT ATGTTTATGAGAGACTTGTTAAGAAGGGGAAGAAGCCTGGTTTTTTCCAGCTACTGGCCACACAGACCGTTAGTGCTGTTTGGCAT GGACTGTATCCTGGGTACATTATATTCTTTGTTCAGTCAGCTTTGATGATTGCTGGTTCAAGAG TTATTTACCAATGGGAAAAAGCTATACCCACAAATATGGCTCTTGTGAAGAAAGCATTTGCCGTGATGAACTTTGCTTACACACTTTTGGTTCTGAACTACTCCTGTGTTGGCTTTATG GTATTAAGCAAGCACGAGACACTTGCATCATATGGGAGTGTGTATTATATTGGAACCATCATTCCGATAGCATTGATTATCTTGGGCTACATAATACCTGCAAAACCTGCCAGGTTTAAAGCTCGTAAAGAGCAGTGA